One genomic window of Providencia hangzhouensis includes the following:
- the phrB gene encoding deoxyribodipyrimidine photo-lyase, producing MAAKQVCHLIWFRNDLRVTDNKALSSACADPNAKVIALFTATPKQWQQHDMAERQISFIHQNLVELQNSLAELGIPLVCQTVNHFTDAAQWVLDYAKAQQADALFFNRQYEWNEKQRDEWLINQPHGLHIHAFDDYLLLPPGSVTTQKGEMYQVYTPFRRAFLTQLTVTDCRSLRAPEKRAAPINIDRASPLFPHQPIEDFQQFPAGEKSALTRLRQFCSLKVGDYQNDRDIPSIDGTSQLSPYLAVGVLSPRQCFNRLQAENPQVLDHPDSGAFTWLNELVWREFYSHLLVAFPRLCRHQPFIQWTQHIHWNDSSTDFAAWKTGQTGYPIVDAAMRQLNTTGWMHNRLRMIVASFLVKDLLIDWRKGEKYFMSQLLDGSLAANNGGWQWSASTGVDASPWFRIFNPTTQGKKFDAQGAFIRHWLPELQQVPDKYIHTPHEWAVISNTALNYPEPIVDHKQARLATLAAFEAGKRNSLKQ from the coding sequence ATGGCAGCCAAACAAGTTTGTCATCTTATCTGGTTTCGTAATGATCTACGGGTCACTGATAACAAAGCACTTTCCTCCGCCTGCGCAGACCCAAATGCAAAGGTAATCGCCCTTTTTACGGCAACCCCTAAGCAGTGGCAACAACATGATATGGCTGAACGGCAAATTTCATTCATTCACCAGAATCTTGTTGAACTGCAGAATTCACTCGCAGAGCTTGGTATTCCACTGGTTTGCCAAACCGTTAACCATTTCACCGATGCGGCACAATGGGTACTCGATTACGCAAAGGCGCAACAGGCTGATGCCTTGTTTTTTAATCGGCAATATGAGTGGAACGAAAAACAACGAGACGAGTGGTTAATCAATCAACCTCATGGGTTGCATATCCATGCTTTCGATGATTATTTATTACTACCACCCGGCTCCGTGACGACTCAAAAAGGGGAGATGTATCAAGTTTATACTCCCTTTCGCCGAGCCTTCCTCACCCAACTTACCGTGACAGATTGCCGTTCACTACGAGCCCCAGAAAAACGAGCTGCCCCTATCAACATTGATAGGGCTTCACCGTTATTTCCGCATCAGCCCATTGAAGACTTCCAGCAATTTCCTGCCGGTGAAAAATCGGCTTTAACGCGACTCAGGCAGTTTTGTTCCCTGAAAGTCGGCGATTATCAAAACGATAGAGATATTCCCTCTATTGATGGTACCAGCCAATTATCACCTTATCTCGCGGTGGGGGTGCTATCCCCTCGCCAATGCTTCAACCGATTACAAGCAGAGAACCCCCAAGTGTTAGATCACCCTGATAGTGGGGCGTTCACGTGGTTAAATGAGTTAGTCTGGCGTGAATTTTATTCGCATCTTTTAGTGGCATTTCCACGCCTATGTCGCCATCAGCCATTTATTCAGTGGACACAACATATTCACTGGAATGATTCTTCAACCGATTTTGCAGCATGGAAAACGGGGCAAACGGGTTACCCAATAGTGGATGCCGCTATGCGCCAGCTAAATACAACAGGTTGGATGCATAACCGCCTACGAATGATTGTGGCTAGTTTTTTAGTCAAAGACTTACTGATTGATTGGCGCAAAGGTGAAAAATACTTTATGAGCCAACTGCTTGATGGCAGCTTAGCCGCGAATAACGGCGGTTGGCAGTGGTCAGCCTCTACTGGCGTTGATGCCTCCCCTTGGTTTCGTATCTTTAACCCAACCACTCAAGGGAAAAAGTTTGATGCGCAAGGGGCTTTTATTCGCCATTGGTTGCCCGAATTGCAGCAAGTGCCCGACAAATATATTCATACACCCCATGAATGGGCTGTGATCAGCAACACTGCGCTTAATTACCCAGAGCCGATTGTTGACCATAAACAAGCTCGGTTAGCGACTCTAGCTGCATTTGAGGCAGGTAAACGTAATAGTTTGAAGCAATAA
- the proP gene encoding glycine betaine/L-proline transporter ProP — translation MRFKKKKEKPLNISDITIIDDGKLKKAITAASLGNAMEWFDFGVYGFLAYVLGQVFFPDASPSVQMIAALATFSVPFLVRPLGGVVFGILGDKYGRQKVLSMTIIIMAVSTFCIGLIPSYESIGIWAPILLLIAKLAQGFSVGGEYSGAAIFVAEYSPDRKRGFMGSWLDFGSIAGFVLGAGVVVLISSIVGEANFHDWGWRIPFFLALPLGIIGLYLRHSLEETPAFQQHVESLEKQDKANIQNPPKISVREVATKYWKSLMICVGLVIATNVTYYMLLTYMPSYLSHNLNYSTDHGVLIIIAIMIGMLFVQPIIGLTSDKIGRRPFVITGSVGLILLAYPAFMLINSGSVGLIFLGLLILAVLLNCFTGVMASILPAIFPTHIRYSALAIAFNISVLIAGATPTVAAWLVESTTDLYMPAYYLIVIALIGLYTGIRMPETANKPLRGATPAASDKAEAKEILSEHFDNIEQKVEDIDQQIAELEKKRQSLINQHPKLD, via the coding sequence ATGAGATTCAAGAAGAAAAAAGAAAAACCGTTAAATATTAGTGATATTACTATTATTGATGACGGTAAACTCAAAAAAGCAATTACCGCGGCTTCGCTGGGTAATGCGATGGAATGGTTTGATTTTGGGGTATACGGTTTCTTAGCCTATGTTCTAGGTCAGGTTTTCTTTCCGGACGCATCACCGAGCGTACAGATGATTGCCGCATTAGCCACTTTCTCCGTGCCTTTCTTAGTTAGGCCATTAGGTGGTGTCGTTTTTGGTATTTTAGGTGACAAATACGGCCGTCAAAAAGTCCTTTCGATGACAATTATCATCATGGCAGTCAGTACCTTCTGTATTGGTTTGATTCCATCATATGAAAGCATTGGTATCTGGGCACCCATTCTGTTATTAATTGCTAAGTTAGCTCAAGGTTTCTCGGTAGGTGGTGAATATTCTGGTGCAGCAATCTTTGTTGCTGAATACTCACCAGACCGTAAACGTGGTTTTATGGGAAGTTGGTTAGACTTTGGCTCTATCGCCGGTTTTGTCTTAGGTGCGGGTGTCGTAGTACTCATTTCCAGTATCGTTGGGGAAGCTAACTTCCATGATTGGGGCTGGAGAATTCCGTTCTTCTTAGCATTACCGTTAGGGATCATCGGGTTATATCTACGTCATTCACTAGAAGAAACCCCTGCTTTCCAACAACATGTCGAATCGTTAGAAAAGCAAGATAAAGCCAATATTCAAAACCCACCAAAAATCTCAGTACGTGAAGTGGCGACTAAGTATTGGAAAAGCTTGATGATTTGTGTTGGCTTGGTTATCGCAACCAATGTGACTTACTATATGTTGCTGACCTACATGCCAAGTTACTTATCACACAACCTGAATTATTCTACTGACCATGGTGTGCTAATTATTATTGCAATTATGATTGGTATGTTATTTGTTCAACCGATTATCGGTTTAACCAGTGATAAAATTGGTCGCCGCCCATTTGTTATTACCGGTAGTGTCGGTCTGATTTTATTGGCATACCCTGCATTTATGTTAATCAACAGTGGTTCTGTTGGCTTAATTTTCCTAGGTTTATTAATTTTAGCGGTGCTGTTGAACTGTTTTACAGGGGTTATGGCTTCCATTTTACCCGCGATTTTCCCGACACATATTCGTTACAGTGCGTTAGCTATTGCCTTTAACATTTCAGTATTAATTGCCGGTGCGACACCGACTGTTGCGGCATGGTTGGTCGAATCAACCACTGACTTATATATGCCAGCTTATTACTTAATCGTGATTGCTTTAATTGGTTTATATACGGGTATTAGAATGCCAGAAACGGCGAATAAACCATTACGCGGGGCAACACCTGCTGCATCAGATAAAGCCGAGGCAAAAGAAATTCTTAGCGAGCACTTTGACAATATTGAGCAGAAAGTTGAAGATATTGACCAACAAATTGCTGAGCTTGAGAAAAAACGCCAATCCTTAATCAATCAGCACCCTAAATTAGATTAA
- the poxB gene encoding ubiquinone-dependent pyruvate dehydrogenase, with the protein MKKQSVASYIAKVLDNAGVKRIWGVTGDSLNGLTDSLRRQGAIEWLGTRHEEVAAFAAGSEAQLTGNLAVCAGSCGPGNMHLINGLYDCHRNRVPVLAIAAHIPSSEIGSNYFQETHPTELFRECSHYCEMVSNPEQIPQVLGIAMRKAILNKGVSVVVIPGDIALKDAPESAKETWYQPQAPLIMPQRSEIEKLAELLNQSKNITLFCGNGCAGAHDEVVKLAETLKAPVVHALRGKEHIEWDNPYSVGMTGLIGFSSGYHAMMNADTVVLLGTQFPYRPFYPSEAKIIQVDINAGSLGSHCHIDMGLIGDIKATLDALQPHLEAKQDTKHLDGALKHYAEARKGLDDLAKPGHEGLIHPQYLATKISELAADDAIFTCDVGTPTVWAARYLKMNGKRRLIGSFNHGSMANAMPQAIGAQAVDKKRQVVAMCGDGGFSMLMGDFISLSQMQLPVKIIIHNNGVLGFVAMEMKVAGFLTAGTDLHNPNFAAIANAAGIKGIRVEKSEDLDGALKEAFAHDGPVVVDVLTAKQELSMPPEIAAQEAKGFSLYMLKAIMSGRGDEVVQLVKTNWLR; encoded by the coding sequence ATGAAAAAACAGAGTGTTGCATCCTATATTGCAAAAGTACTTGATAATGCAGGTGTTAAACGTATTTGGGGCGTTACAGGAGACTCGTTGAATGGCTTAACCGACAGCTTGCGTCGTCAAGGCGCTATTGAGTGGCTAGGAACTCGCCATGAGGAAGTCGCTGCCTTTGCTGCGGGTTCAGAAGCTCAGCTAACTGGTAATTTAGCCGTATGTGCAGGCTCTTGTGGGCCGGGAAATATGCACCTTATTAATGGGCTGTATGATTGCCATCGTAATCGAGTGCCCGTGTTGGCAATCGCCGCTCATATTCCATCTAGCGAAATTGGTAGTAATTATTTCCAAGAAACCCATCCAACTGAATTATTCCGCGAGTGCAGCCATTATTGTGAAATGGTCTCTAATCCAGAGCAAATTCCACAAGTTCTTGGTATCGCTATGCGTAAAGCGATTCTAAATAAAGGGGTATCCGTGGTCGTGATTCCGGGTGATATTGCGCTAAAAGATGCGCCAGAGTCCGCGAAAGAAACATGGTATCAACCACAAGCGCCACTGATTATGCCTCAGCGAAGTGAAATCGAAAAACTCGCTGAATTGCTGAATCAGTCTAAGAATATCACGTTATTCTGTGGTAATGGCTGCGCAGGTGCCCATGATGAAGTGGTTAAACTAGCAGAAACACTAAAAGCACCGGTAGTACACGCGTTACGTGGTAAAGAACATATTGAATGGGATAACCCATACAGCGTTGGGATGACAGGCTTAATAGGTTTTTCATCAGGTTACCACGCAATGATGAATGCAGACACGGTTGTTTTGTTAGGGACACAATTTCCATACCGTCCTTTCTACCCAAGCGAAGCTAAAATCATTCAGGTTGATATTAATGCAGGTAGCTTGGGCTCCCACTGCCATATTGATATGGGGCTGATTGGTGATATCAAAGCAACATTAGATGCATTACAGCCACATTTAGAGGCTAAACAAGATACAAAACACCTTGATGGCGCTTTAAAACATTATGCAGAGGCTCGAAAAGGGTTAGATGACCTCGCTAAACCGGGTCATGAGGGGTTAATACATCCTCAGTATCTTGCAACAAAAATTAGTGAATTAGCTGCTGATGACGCGATTTTCACCTGTGACGTTGGAACCCCGACAGTATGGGCTGCGCGCTACTTGAAAATGAACGGTAAGCGCCGTTTAATTGGCTCTTTTAACCACGGGTCAATGGCGAATGCGATGCCACAAGCTATTGGTGCGCAGGCCGTTGATAAAAAACGTCAAGTGGTTGCAATGTGTGGCGACGGCGGTTTCAGTATGCTAATGGGGGACTTTATCTCTCTTTCTCAAATGCAATTACCGGTAAAAATCATCATTCATAACAATGGGGTGCTCGGTTTTGTTGCCATGGAAATGAAAGTGGCTGGTTTCTTAACAGCGGGAACGGATTTACATAACCCTAACTTTGCAGCGATTGCGAATGCTGCGGGTATCAAAGGGATCCGTGTTGAAAAAAGTGAAGATCTAGACGGTGCATTAAAAGAAGCTTTTGCCCATGATGGGCCAGTGGTAGTTGATGTCCTAACCGCCAAACAAGAGCTGTCTATGCCACCAGAAATTGCGGCACAAGAAGCGAAAGGCTTTAGCTTGTATATGTTAAAAGCGATTATGAGTGGTCGCGGTGATGAAGTCGTTCAATTAGTGAAAACGAACTGGTTACGTTAA
- a CDS encoding DNA-3-methyladenine glycosylase family protein → MQIFTAQLPLPTNYLHGDFFAFHLRDQHNVAEIVEENTLHKGIIWQQHATKMTLELKKQQATISLAIDSPSIIINEQDLLTLAQHVLGLKQNIDEFEKRYLETPILGQLIEKQRGLRIYQSASAFEALVWAIIGQQISVHAAIAIRRRFIQAVGIQHASGIWCFPDVPQVRLVDDEILRQTGFSKGKIIALRALCDAIENQQIDLSQHVTHSNANQITEQLLQIKGIGPWTVSYALLRGFNYLDGSLHGDVAVRRNLQTLLAKLEQPSAKETEKWLEQFSPWRALVAAHLWRSQSAAGY, encoded by the coding sequence ATGCAAATATTTACCGCACAGTTACCACTCCCTACCAATTACCTTCATGGTGATTTTTTTGCCTTTCATTTAAGAGATCAACACAATGTCGCGGAAATAGTAGAAGAAAATACATTACATAAAGGCATAATATGGCAACAACATGCAACAAAAATGACATTGGAACTTAAAAAACAACAAGCAACGATTTCATTAGCGATTGATTCTCCATCTATCATTATCAATGAGCAAGATTTACTAACGCTGGCACAGCATGTACTTGGTTTGAAACAAAATATTGATGAGTTCGAAAAACGCTACCTTGAAACCCCAATACTTGGACAGCTCATTGAAAAACAAAGAGGATTACGGATTTATCAATCTGCTAGTGCATTTGAAGCGTTAGTTTGGGCTATTATTGGGCAACAAATTAGTGTCCATGCAGCTATCGCCATTCGTCGGCGATTTATCCAAGCCGTGGGGATTCAGCATGCTTCAGGTATTTGGTGTTTTCCCGATGTTCCACAAGTCAGGTTAGTTGATGACGAAATACTGCGCCAAACGGGTTTTTCAAAGGGAAAAATTATCGCCCTCAGAGCTCTTTGTGACGCCATCGAAAATCAACAAATTGATTTATCACAGCACGTGACTCATTCCAATGCGAATCAAATAACTGAACAATTATTACAAATCAAAGGTATTGGACCTTGGACTGTGAGCTATGCTTTACTTAGAGGATTCAACTATTTAGATGGCTCTTTACATGGAGATGTGGCGGTAAGACGTAATTTGCAAACATTACTTGCGAAATTAGAACAGCCCTCCGCCAAAGAAACGGAAAAATGGTTGGAACAATTTTCCCCATGGCGTGCACTGGTTGCCGCCCATTTGTGGCGTAGCCAGTCAGCCGCAGGTTATTGA
- a CDS encoding DUF2569 domain-containing protein, whose protein sequence is MKTEGHSSSHGTSVPSPQPRQELKGIGGWLILPMLGIILSLIILPFSIYEQNAQVIEYWIELTDPQSSLFIPLFKELIYFEVLGNVILYATLLFLSYVFFTKKKLTIKIYIFFQIFSLVLTVTDIILASILLDLEVEASDIKDIFRALIACAIWIPYFLVSRRVKNTFVN, encoded by the coding sequence ATGAAAACTGAAGGTCACAGTTCATCTCATGGCACTTCGGTACCATCACCACAACCAAGGCAGGAATTAAAAGGCATTGGTGGATGGCTTATTTTACCCATGTTAGGGATAATATTGTCCTTGATTATTTTGCCTTTTTCGATTTATGAGCAAAATGCTCAAGTGATTGAATATTGGATTGAATTAACAGACCCACAATCAAGTTTATTTATTCCATTATTTAAAGAGCTAATCTACTTTGAAGTTTTAGGTAACGTTATTTTATACGCCACCTTACTTTTCCTAAGTTATGTCTTTTTTACAAAGAAAAAACTCACAATTAAAATTTATATTTTTTTCCAGATCTTTTCTTTAGTTTTGACGGTTACGGATATTATACTCGCAAGTATTTTATTGGATTTAGAGGTTGAAGCCTCCGATATCAAAGATATTTTTCGGGCTCTAATTGCTTGTGCCATTTGGATACCGTATTTTTTAGTTTCAAGGCGTGTTAAAAATACTTTTGTAAATTAA
- a CDS encoding DUF488 domain-containing protein — MIKCKRVYDPVDDNDGYRVLIDRLWPRGIKKTDLHHDSWNKDVAPSNELRKWFHQNTDQFAQFIERYQQELNNTTAWQVLVSQAKQGDLTLLYSAKNTEHNQAIVLKAFLEEKMQSK; from the coding sequence ATGATTAAATGCAAACGAGTTTATGACCCTGTTGACGATAATGATGGTTATCGCGTGCTTATCGATAGACTGTGGCCAAGAGGAATAAAAAAAACAGACTTACACCACGACTCTTGGAATAAAGACGTTGCACCTTCCAATGAGTTACGAAAATGGTTTCATCAGAACACAGATCAGTTTGCTCAATTTATCGAGCGATATCAGCAGGAACTTAATAACACAACAGCTTGGCAGGTATTGGTTTCACAAGCAAAACAAGGTGACTTAACACTGTTATACAGTGCTAAAAATACAGAACATAATCAAGCAATTGTACTCAAGGCATTTCTTGAAGAAAAAATGCAAAGTAAATAG
- a CDS encoding DUF2569 family protein codes for MDIQQSTTQTEPAIISPEAQPVVKKPLQGLSGWLILPVIGLFYMLYKTVTMLLQEISQVQTAWSLATEADSDFYISGFATGFYLLQLGYGVLIALFLWTFIAAVKWKKQAKWLFITTMVLFTLMVLVARFVFPYIFGLEINYSNIITAINGSFYCVLWIPYFLVSHRVKNTFIH; via the coding sequence ATGGATATTCAGCAATCAACCACGCAAACAGAGCCAGCAATAATATCACCAGAGGCTCAGCCGGTAGTTAAAAAGCCGTTACAGGGACTCAGTGGATGGTTAATTTTACCGGTTATTGGTCTGTTTTATATGTTGTACAAAACGGTCACGATGCTATTGCAAGAAATCTCGCAAGTACAAACTGCATGGTCATTGGCAACTGAAGCGGATTCTGATTTTTATATTTCAGGCTTTGCGACAGGTTTTTACCTCTTGCAACTAGGTTATGGTGTTTTAATTGCTCTATTTCTTTGGACGTTTATCGCTGCGGTTAAATGGAAAAAACAGGCGAAGTGGCTGTTTATCACCACCATGGTACTGTTTACTTTAATGGTATTAGTTGCTCGTTTTGTGTTCCCATATATATTTGGTTTGGAAATTAACTACTCAAATATTATTACCGCTATAAATGGCAGCTTCTATTGTGTGTTATGGATCCCCTACTTTTTAGTTTCTCATCGCGTCAAAAATACGTTTATCCATTAA